The Pelagibacterium halotolerans B2 nucleotide sequence GGACGGATTGACCACGGGTCCGTCCTCCCGCGCGGCGGCGGAAAATCCCTCTGCGCCGGGCAGTATGACAGTGAGCCCGTTCGCCTCGGTCAACAGCCTTTCGCCGACCGTTCGCGCAATGTCGGTCGCCTCCTGCATATAGTCGGGTATCCCCCAACCATTGCCCGCCAGGGCCAGTGCATAGGCAATCAGGATATCCCCATCGGTCGCGTTGTTGATGTCGGTAATGTGCGGATCGGCCGATGGGTCCCAACGCCAGGCGGCCAGCCCATCGTCGCGGACCATCAATTCCGTCCGGGTAAAGCTCCAGATACGCTCGAACGCAGTCCGGTCCTGAGCCAGAACGGCCAGCAGCATGCCATAGCCCTGGCTCTCGCTGTGGCTGATTTCAGCGTTGAACACATCGACCACCCGTCCATTATCCCGGACATAGGCATCCTGATAGGCTGCCCATTCATCGGCATGCACGAAGCTTAGGGGCATCGGCTCGTCCTGCGCTGCGGCCGGAAAACAGGCCAGCGCTGCAGCCGCCACAAGGGTTGGAAAAATACGCGCGCTCACTTGTCCCGCCTTCCTGCCCGCAGGAGCAGCGAGGTTGCGATCGTGAGAAGAACGACGGCGGCGGCCAGCAAAAGGGCATAGCCCAAAACGTTTGTCGACATCCAGTTGGCTGCCACCAGCCGCAGGTTGGAAAACGAGAGGGGCTGGGTCGGCACGAGCGTTACGTTGCGCGGCTGCAGCACGAGCACCGATTCATCGGCGACGCCGACGGCGCTCACTCGCCCCGCCACCTGCTGCCAGTGCGTCGGCGAGACCAGCCTCGCCGTGGCCTCGACAAAGGCATCCCCATTGGGAATGGTCAGCAGTGTCCAGACTCCGCCCTCGGACTGGTGGACCTGCGAGATCACGGCTGCATCGGCCGATTGGGGGAGATAGGCGCCGTCCTCGCGGCGAAAAAGCCAGAAATTCTCTGGCGCCAGGTCGAGCTGGTCGGCAACCCAGCCCTGAACGCGCTCGATGACATTGCCTGATGGAACTCCGGCCGATTCCTGCCAGCGCTGCAACGCGTCCTCTCCGCTTCCGATAACCGGAAGGCTGCCGCTGCTGTCAAGGTCCACGATGCGCCCACGCGCGAGCAGTTCGCGATCCAGTCCGGCCATCGGCCCGACGATGATCGCGTTGGCACCGGCGTCGAGTTCGTCGCTCGCGACGGCGCGCGCTTCGATCACTCTGCCCGAGGACAGCGCCAGCCTGCTCATCAGCATCATCGCGGCCTGCATTGACGATGAGCCATCGGCAACCAGAACCGGCACATCCCCGCCGCCCGTATAGGGCATGCCCGTTCCGGCCAGCGCGCTCAAATCGGGATATTGGGCCATCCGGCCGAAATCGGGAAAGGCGATCCGGCTGTCGGCCGAAAACAGGAAACGCGCCGCTGCCCGGCCCGAGAGCCCCGGCGGGCAGACGGTATCCTCCTGGGTCAGCAGTATGGTTTCGATATACATCTCGTTGATGCCCGGCCGGAAATTGGTCATCGGGATGCGCAGGCGCGAATTGCGGAAGGTTCCGCCTTCGGTGCGCAGGATGGGAATGACCGACGCGATCTGCCCGTTCACATAGATTTCGAGCTGGCTGCCGGGCTGCACCGCGGGACTGTATGCCGCGTCGAGCACGAGTTCAGCCTCGCTGTACATGTCCGCGTAAAAATCGGCGGGCAGCGCAAAGCGCAGCGCCGTATGGTAGCGCCGCCCGTTGAACGCGAGCGTATCGACCCCGAGTTCGGACAGGGCGATTGAGGTCCGGCCGGAGATGACCGGTACCAGATCGGGCAGGTCGCTGCGCAATCCACCAAGGTCGGCCTCCGCGCCGGCCGTATCGGGCATCAACGAACGCGCCGCGGTTTCGACTGCGGCCCAATCGGGGCCGGAGACGAGAAGGGTATTGGGCAACGCAGCCGGGTCCGCCATTCCGGCAATCGGCCCACCCTGTGCCTGACCGGCCAGTTGGGCAAGTTCGGGCGGCAAGGCCCCGGCGGTGCCCATAACGACCGTAAGACCGGAAAAATCGAAGACATCGGTCAGCCCTTCAACCAGCGTGATCTCAACGGCCGGGGTCCTGAGTGCCAGGGCAAGGTATTGCGCCAGTCTCAGCGCCGCCGTCCGGGCCTCGCTGGTTTCGATCTGCGGAATGAACAGCCGCAATTCGGTTGCCCCGTCGGCATTGAGCCCGATTGCTGGCAAATCCGCCAGGTCCTCGATATGGCCGAGATTTTCGCCCGCAAGATCGAGAACCGTGTTCGCCGAATACACCTCCGTCCACAATTCATATGTAGAACTGACCGAGCAGTCCGTCCGGTGCCGCTGGTCGATGGCGATCTCGATGCGGTTGCGCCCGGCCGCCAGCAGACCCTCCGGCACCTCAAGCACCACCGAACTCGGCCCGTTTGCATATTCGATCGGCATCGCTCCCACTTCGGTGCCGTTGATCGAAACCGCCAGTTCGGAATACTCCGGAGCCACAACGATGGCGTTGAGCACCGACATGTCGAGATTGGCCGATGCGGCGGCCTGCCCGGCGGTCAGGTAGAAATCGAAGGCCCGCGTGCCGATCTCGCCCTCAAACCGGATACCTGTCTGAGGCAGGATATGGCGTTCGAGGCGCGTAACGGCTGCGGGTGCCGGCGCCGCTGGTGCGACAGGCTGTTCCTCGGCAATTGTCGGCGCCTCGGGGACCACCCGCAAATTGAGCTCGGGCGACATGTCGAATGGCACCTGACCCACCGCACCGGTGGCCGCCAGCATGCCCAGAGCGCACATGAGCAGGCGCCGCATCATGAGCGAGCCTCCTGGGGCTGGTCGGAGCCGGCCGGGCGCGAAAAACGCGCCAGATAGCCCAGGCCGCGCGCCGTCTGGTAGATCGAGATGGAAAGGAATTGCAGTGTGCCCAGGATGATCCCGATATTGACCTGCCGGGACTCCTGACGTTCTTTCCACAGCTTGGAATTGGCGTAGAGAAGGTCGGCGATCAAGCGATAATCGCTGGGCTTTTCGGCCATGAACCGGCACCCCACCATCGACGACTTCCCCGCATTGGAGACGTTGCGCACGAAAATGCCCATTTCGTTGTCGGGCACGGGCGACAGCGTCTGGAATCGTATAGCGGTCGCCTGGTCCTTGGCGAGACGCGTCTTTCCGTCGGCAACCTGAATGGCAACGCCGCCCGAGGAAACGTTGAGGATCGTTCCGCGCACCCATGTTCCGTCGACGGATCGGATTTCGCACCGCCGTTCGATTGGCACCCGTCGGCTGGCCCGCACCTCGCGGCGCTCGGACACGACCCCCAGCGCGCAACCGGCAAGGATCAGGTTGAACAGGTTCCATCCGCCCACCACCAGCGTGATTTCCGCGCGATAGGGCTCGGCCCACAGCCGATAGCCGGTGAACGCCACACCCACCAGAAGCAGCAGGAAGATGAAGTAGAATGGCCGCGCCAGCTCCGAGAGCCGGGATTCGTCGATGGATTCGTCCTTGGCCGTCACCTTGAAGGTCGGCTTGGTCGGGTTGCGGATCACCGAGAGGATAGCGGGCAGCAGATGCACCGACTGGATATATTCGTAAAGCTCGGAAATCCACGGCCAGCGCCAGCGCCCATAGAGCGAATTCTGCATCACAAGGTTCACCACGAGATAGGTCATGGTGTAGGCGGCGAACTCGCCCCCCGATGCGGTGAAGATCTGGAGATTGAAGAACAGGTAGAAGAACGGCGCGATCAGAAAGATGATCCGCGTGAACGGGAACAGCCAGAACATCATCGAGGACATGTAGCAAAGCCGCTGCGCCATGCTCAGCCCGCGCTTGAACAGGGGGAAATTGAACAGCATGATCTGCGTCATGCCCTGTGCCCAGCGGGTACGCTGGCCGATGAAGCTTGAAAACGTCGCCGGCTGCAGCCCGGCAATCAGCGGCCTGTCGATATAGATCGAGTTCCACTTTTTGGAATGCAGGTCGAGCGCCGTCTCGCAGTCTTCCGTGATCGAGCGGCCCGAAAACCCGTTGGCGATATCGAGCGCCTCGCGCCGCAGCAGCGCCGCCGAGCCGCAAAAGAACGAGGCGTTCCAGCTATCCAGCCCGCGCTGCAGGATGGAATAGAACATCTCGTTCTCGCTCGGCATCCGCTCGAACGTGCGCAGATTGCGCTCCAGCGGATCGGGATTGAGAAAGAAGTGCGGCGTCTGGACCAGGAACAGTTTTTCGTCATCCCCGAAATAGGGAACCGTCTCCTGCAGGAAGTCTCGGGCAGGGGCGTGGTCCGCATCGAACACGGCGACAAGGTCGCCCGTTGAGTGAGCCAGACCGTTGTTGAGATTGCCCGCCTTGGCATGCTCGTTGCGCTCGCGGGTGAGATAATTGACGCCCAGATCGGAACACAGCTTCTCAAGCGAGGTGTGCCGTTCAAGCGCTTCCTCGGCCTTTTCCGGGTCGGGGTCATTGCGCTTTTGCACAGTTCCACCATCGTCGAGCAGCCATATGGTCAGCTTCTCCGCCGGGTAGTCGAGCGCCTTGGCCGCCGCGAGCGTACCCGCCAGCAGCTCGTAGTCTTCGTTGTAGGTCGGCACGAACACATCGACGCTCGGCACCGGTTCGCCCGGTTTGAGGCTGCGCGAGGGGCGCGAGGGAACCGGGTTCGAAATGACGAACAGGCTCAGCGCCAGCATCAGGATGCAGTACATCTCGCCCAGATAGAGCAGCAGGCCCGGAATGAAATCGGCCCATTGCTCGACGGGTGGCAGCGTGCTCGTCGTCCGCCAATAGGCGTAGCGCAGGACAATCGCCGTCCCCAGCGCCAGCAGCAGCAACCGCCAGACACCACCCAGCCGCAGCGTCTTGATGACCAGCATCACGCCAAGAAACAGCACGGCCGTAATCAGATGCACCTGCAGGCTGACGGGCAGGGTGATGGCGATCACCGTGCCGGTGGCAACCAGGGCCCAGAACAGAAAGGTGATCGCGCGCATCGATAAGTCCAGACCCTAGTTGCTTCCGGGAGGAGTGGGGACGATGACAGTTCCCTCCGAAGACGTGCCGCCGGTCGTGCCTCCGCCGGGCAGGGGAACGATCGGGCCCGTCGGTTCGGGAACCGGGGATGGTGTCGGCGCAGCGGGCGCGGGCGTCGATGCCTGAACCACCGGTGTTGGACTTGTCGTGCCGCGCGGCTGCGCCTCTGGCAGGTCGAGCACGTTCTGGAAGCCCGCTCCCGTCTGCGGCAGGATGATCGTTCCCGGCGTTCCGATGAACGGCGAGGCACGCCATGGCTGGAACACCGGATCGCGCAGCCGCATGGCAAACATCATCTCGAGCAGCTCGCGCTCGGAAGCGGTCCGGTCGCACAATTGCAGTCCGATGACCACAGAGCCGCGCGTCACCCGGCCCGTCGTTGCGGTCTCGGGCTCGATCCGTTGGCGGGCATAGACGCATTTGTCGCCGGTCGGTGCACCGCCGACCGCATAGCCGAAAGGGCCATAATAGTTCTGGACGTAGAACGGCGAGACCATCATCGAGACCTCGGGGAAAGCCTCCGAGGCCTGGGTATAAAGGTCCTGATTGTCGGCCACTGGGTCGCCGAGTTCACCGAAATTCCCGTCGCCGCCCCGCGTCAGATAGCGTGTGATGGTGACGTGATTTTCCCCCGGCGTGCGCGCATTCGAAGCCAGAGCGATCTCCTGGCGCACCGCATTGGCATAATTGGTTTCGACAACGGAGATCATCGCCGGTCCGCCCGGCGGGGGGAAGATCATGGCGTCGTGAAGAGGCACGGTGGTCGCCGTACGCGGCGTCTGGACCTGCGTTGTCGAACACCCGGCCAGCAAGAGCCCGGCAATTGCGAGCGCCCCCACGCCGGTAAATCGACCGCGCTGCGAAGCCCGCGCCATTATTCGGGAAATCCTGGTGCCCTGGCCTTGGGCGTGTGCAAAACCATGCACCATGGTCGGGGGTCCGCAAACTAACTGCAACGCGCTTTCGACGCATCAGGACGTGCCCCCGCCGCAGGCGGCCGCCCGGCCTCATGCCCTCGACACCATGTCGCCCCCAATGGCCACACAATGGCCCCGCGAAGTGTCGATTCCTGACACATTATCGCGCAAACCCGGGCCTGACCAGACACCGGTAGCGGCTTTATACAAAAGAGATTTTGCGATCCGGAACCCTAGAGCAGCAGAAACGCCGTCCCGATCGCGCCGACGGCAATACACAGGGCCAGCATCAACTCGAACCGTGTCGGTCTTTGCCCGTCCGGCCCGTGTTCCCGCCGCGCCCGTTCTTCGATCTTTTTGAGCGATCCGGCGATCCAGAACGCAGCGACTTCCCGTTCACCGGTTGTACCGGCAACAAACCATTCATGACGTGCAACATCGTCCATGGCGCAAACCTTTCTAGTTTACAATCCGGCGCACCATTCTGTGCGCGGTCTAGAAATGCTCGCGAAGCCTCGGGTGGTAAAGCAATGGCTGGAAACAGGCTCTATTGCCGCTAAAATTGCATCTATCGATTTTAACGCGCGCGTTAAGGGCCCCGCAATCGAGATTAAGCGGGGGTGAATGCGCTCAGTGGCGGTCTTGCTCCGCCCGCCACTCGACGTACCAGTCATCGGCAAGGGCGGCGCGGCGGCGGCCATATCGTGCCTCGGCCAGATCGGCCCCGACAATCCGCTCGGTACGGAAATGGCGGAAGGCGTTGCGAAGCGTGCACCATGCGGCGATGATTTGCTTGTTTTCGTAAAAGGCTATCTGCACGGGCCAGATCTCGCGCGCCGATGCATTGCCCTTTTCGTCCTCATAGTCGATGCGCAGGGCCCGCTCGGCGCGCATGGCCTTGCGCACCAGCGCCAGCAGGGGCAGCGGGTCGCGAACCGCCTCGACCCGGACCGGCCACAATCCGGTGTCGGAAATCCGGTCGCGCAGGTCCTCCGGGCTCGCCGTGGCGATCTTGCCCAATGCGTTGCGCGCGGCAGCCGAAAGCTCCACGTCGGGTTGCGCTTCGACCCAGCGTGCGCCCAGAACCAGCGCTTCGAGTTCGTCGGCCGAAAACATCAGCGGCGGCAGAAAAAAGCCCTGCCGCAGCATATAGCCGATCCCGGCTTCCCCCTCGATCGGCGCGCCGAGCCCGATCAGCGTCTGGATGTCACGATAAAGCGTGCGCACGGATACGCCCTGATCTTCGGCCAGTTGCGCTGCCGTCACCGGCAGCCGGTGGCGACGCAGGGCATCCATGATGGCAAATAGGCGTTCTGTCTTGTCCATGAGCGAAATTGCCTGCGAATCCGGTCCTTTGCGACGTTGCATTATAGGGACGGCACCACTATTGTCCGGCAAAATTTTGGACAGTCTGGATACCCCCTGATGAGCGACGATTCCTTCCTGCGCGAAGTTGAAGAAGAACTGCGCAGCGACAAGCTGAAAGCCTTCTGGCGCCGCTTTGCGCCGTTCATCATCGGCGGCGCCGTGCTGATCGTCCTGCTGGTTGCGGCCAACGAAGTCTGGAAGTGGTATCGCTCGAGCACTGCGGCCAACGCGTCCGACCAGTATTACGCCGCCGTCGAAATGGCCGAGAGCGGTGATGTCGCCAGTGCTCAGGCGGCGTTCGCCGAACTCGAGGCGAGCGGCCCGGCCGGCTATGCAGTTCTGGCGCGCTTCCAGCAAGCAGCGCTGTTGGCCGAGCAGGGCGATGCCGAAGCCGCGATCGCGGCGTATGACGCACTGGCCGCCAGTCTTGACCAGCGCCGCCT carries:
- a CDS encoding glycosyl hydrolase family 8, with translation MSARIFPTLVAAAALACFPAAAQDEPMPLSFVHADEWAAYQDAYVRDNGRVVDVFNAEISHSESQGYGMLLAVLAQDRTAFERIWSFTRTELMVRDDGLAAWRWDPSADPHITDINNATDGDILIAYALALAGNGWGIPDYMQEATDIARTVGERLLTEANGLTVILPGAEGFSAAAREDGPVVNPSYWVFEAFAVLADLTPEIDWMSVHDDGLALLDILTADGMPPADWVSMAGETPVPATGFPPEFGYNNVRVPLYVLRANLENTDLLERLGMIFDADHAPAIIDVTTGERIEPMSEAGYRIIGAARACVLYGAPVPADLQTFSPQSYYGATLHLLTLSYLRQRHNQCLVAGSAEGQS
- a CDS encoding cellulose biosynthesis cyclic di-GMP-binding regulatory protein BcsB; this encodes MMRRLLMCALGMLAATGAVGQVPFDMSPELNLRVVPEAPTIAEEQPVAPAAPAPAAVTRLERHILPQTGIRFEGEIGTRAFDFYLTAGQAAASANLDMSVLNAIVVAPEYSELAVSINGTEVGAMPIEYANGPSSVVLEVPEGLLAAGRNRIEIAIDQRHRTDCSVSSTYELWTEVYSANTVLDLAGENLGHIEDLADLPAIGLNADGATELRLFIPQIETSEARTAALRLAQYLALALRTPAVEITLVEGLTDVFDFSGLTVVMGTAGALPPELAQLAGQAQGGPIAGMADPAALPNTLLVSGPDWAAVETAARSLMPDTAGAEADLGGLRSDLPDLVPVISGRTSIALSELGVDTLAFNGRRYHTALRFALPADFYADMYSEAELVLDAAYSPAVQPGSQLEIYVNGQIASVIPILRTEGGTFRNSRLRIPMTNFRPGINEMYIETILLTQEDTVCPPGLSGRAAARFLFSADSRIAFPDFGRMAQYPDLSALAGTGMPYTGGGDVPVLVADGSSSMQAAMMLMSRLALSSGRVIEARAVASDELDAGANAIIVGPMAGLDRELLARGRIVDLDSSGSLPVIGSGEDALQRWQESAGVPSGNVIERVQGWVADQLDLAPENFWLFRREDGAYLPQSADAAVISQVHQSEGGVWTLLTIPNGDAFVEATARLVSPTHWQQVAGRVSAVGVADESVLVLQPRNVTLVPTQPLSFSNLRLVAANWMSTNVLGYALLLAAAVVLLTIATSLLLRAGRRDK
- the bcsA gene encoding UDP-forming cellulose synthase catalytic subunit, whose translation is MRAITFLFWALVATGTVIAITLPVSLQVHLITAVLFLGVMLVIKTLRLGGVWRLLLLALGTAIVLRYAYWRTTSTLPPVEQWADFIPGLLLYLGEMYCILMLALSLFVISNPVPSRPSRSLKPGEPVPSVDVFVPTYNEDYELLAGTLAAAKALDYPAEKLTIWLLDDGGTVQKRNDPDPEKAEEALERHTSLEKLCSDLGVNYLTRERNEHAKAGNLNNGLAHSTGDLVAVFDADHAPARDFLQETVPYFGDDEKLFLVQTPHFFLNPDPLERNLRTFERMPSENEMFYSILQRGLDSWNASFFCGSAALLRREALDIANGFSGRSITEDCETALDLHSKKWNSIYIDRPLIAGLQPATFSSFIGQRTRWAQGMTQIMLFNFPLFKRGLSMAQRLCYMSSMMFWLFPFTRIIFLIAPFFYLFFNLQIFTASGGEFAAYTMTYLVVNLVMQNSLYGRWRWPWISELYEYIQSVHLLPAILSVIRNPTKPTFKVTAKDESIDESRLSELARPFYFIFLLLLVGVAFTGYRLWAEPYRAEITLVVGGWNLFNLILAGCALGVVSERREVRASRRVPIERRCEIRSVDGTWVRGTILNVSSGGVAIQVADGKTRLAKDQATAIRFQTLSPVPDNEMGIFVRNVSNAGKSSMVGCRFMAEKPSDYRLIADLLYANSKLWKERQESRQVNIGIILGTLQFLSISIYQTARGLGYLARFSRPAGSDQPQEARS
- the bcsN gene encoding cellulose biosynthesis protein BcsN, with amino-acid sequence MARASQRGRFTGVGALAIAGLLLAGCSTTQVQTPRTATTVPLHDAMIFPPPGGPAMISVVETNYANAVRQEIALASNARTPGENHVTITRYLTRGGDGNFGELGDPVADNQDLYTQASEAFPEVSMMVSPFYVQNYYGPFGYAVGGAPTGDKCVYARQRIEPETATTGRVTRGSVVIGLQLCDRTASERELLEMMFAMRLRDPVFQPWRASPFIGTPGTIILPQTGAGFQNVLDLPEAQPRGTTSPTPVVQASTPAPAAPTPSPVPEPTGPIVPLPGGGTTGGTSSEGTVIVPTPPGSN
- a CDS encoding helix-turn-helix transcriptional regulator, which encodes MDKTERLFAIMDALRRHRLPVTAAQLAEDQGVSVRTLYRDIQTLIGLGAPIEGEAGIGYMLRQGFFLPPLMFSADELEALVLGARWVEAQPDVELSAAARNALGKIATASPEDLRDRISDTGLWPVRVEAVRDPLPLLALVRKAMRAERALRIDYEDEKGNASAREIWPVQIAFYENKQIIAAWCTLRNAFRHFRTERIVGADLAEARYGRRRAALADDWYVEWRAEQDRH